Part of the Nicotiana sylvestris chromosome 5, ASM39365v2, whole genome shotgun sequence genome is shown below.
ACCCCATGCGCATACCTTCTTGCTTTCTTCAAAAGTCACGCTCACCCCATGACCTCTTGACCCTCTAGAAACGTTAGTAATCACGCATGACCAAAATAGCATATTCCAAAACATTGTCCAGCATGCATTACATTGCCAGCGCGCAATTCCATGTGAGAACTGGCATGCCTCCCAGTTGGAATTTAAAATGTCCTCCCAACTCTTGTAGCTCCTCGACCGAGTTTTCTCCAGCACCCGAATATTGTGAAGCATGCTTTCATATAAAATTGCTAGAAGCATGCGTGCATTCCATGACTTTGAAGAAGCGTGCTTGCATTCAAAAATCAAAAGAACAGCATTGGCCTTCGTATGCATCTCTTCTCAAAACTGGCGTGCTCCACATGCTAAAAGTTGTGATGGTTTTTGTTTAATGGTAAGATTCTCCTCGAAATTAAGCACTTGTACAGCATGCTGGTTGTATATCCAAGGAATTGAATGAACGCGAGCACCCCATGCTGGATATGTTTCCAATGCCTTTAGCCATCCCTTTTGTGCTTGATTATTGATTTGCTTTTATTCTTTAACAGAGGTTGTCTCGAAAAGTTGCATCAGTGAATGCCATAAGCATTGTGATACTTTAGGTTCACTGCCCCATGCAAACGATCTGGGCATTCTGTTCCTTTGTTCCCTGCTTGTGCATATCATGATATCTCTTTCAAGGGATTGAGTACCATGTACTAATACCACCCATTGAAATTGACAATCATGATAAGTCATCTCCACATTACCATTCCCTGCACAGAAACACCAAATGTTAGTATAACAGAAGATCATCAAGATCTCTTCCCATAGGATTCGACCCTGCTGCTCAGTTAAGTCCATTCTGTTTCTCCTcctcattttgcctttgttccacTCCTTATTTATCTCCTTTTTCGCTTTGTTCCTTCCCCTTTTCCTCCTAATTCCTTGCAACCTTTACTCTTATGTAAGGACATTGCATCTTATCTTCGTTAATGATCCTCCTTCCTTTTGAGTCCAGATCCCAGAAACCATGGCACTCAGTATTTCCTTCATCTAGAGCATAATTGGCAAGGTGGTCTActaatgtattcccttctctgaATATGTGAGTGACCTTGATGATACTTTGTTCCTTCAGTCTTAAAATCTCCTCTACATGTTCAGTAATATACCAATGAGGCTTCCATGATTCCTCTATAATGTTCTTTAAAAGCATAGAATCTGTCTGCAGCCATATCTGGAAATAATTAAGACTTTTGCACACCTTCAATGCCTCCGCAATAGCTACTGCTTTTGATACATTGTTGGTTCCTTCAGAAATCTCCCTTCCTTCTGCATATATCAAATCACCTACCTCATCCTTTATGCAGAAACCAATCGAACTCCTCCCTGGGTTCCCTCTACATGCTCCATCCGTATTACCTTTGATCCACCCTCTTGAAGGAAATTCCCATAACACTTTATCATATTTTAGTCGAGGTGTGTACTGCTCCATCATTGTCAGTAAGTCTAGCCACTTGTGAGGCACGTGTAGTCCTGGCTTTTTCAGTTGGACCAGAGCTTGCATAGTGGATGACACCTGGTAAATAACTCTGCTCACTAAAACTGCTTCTCCATATTTCAAACTTTTTTTTCTCTTCCACAGTTCCCATACAATGTATGCATGTAAAGCCTGTAATACTTGCTTCAATCTAGGTACAACTGCTGTTGTCCAACACTTTGTAATTGCTTGATGTAATGACAACCCATCTAATGCAATTCCTGCTCTCCTCAGGAAGTAACTCCAAACACTTGTAGCTGCATTGGATCTGAAGAACAAATGTAGTAATGACTCCTCTTTTTGATCAGCACAACACCATCATTTAGATGGCATGGAGTATCCTAGTTTACGCAAGAAATCATCAAGTGACAGTTTGGCTTTCCACACCTTCCACAGGAAGAAGGATATCTTGAAAGGTAAACCTTTTACCCATATCATCTTGTAAGCTAATCTTGAGTTGGCTATTCTCCGCAGGTAATCCCATGCAGACTTTACTGTAAAATATCATCTTGTTTCAAGCATCCAGAAAGGAGTATCTTACTGTGAACTTTCAGTTGGTGGTCTAATATTCTGCACAATGTGGTGTGCCAAATCTTCAGGTAGGCTCTCAAACATTTTATCCACATTCAACATACCATTTTCAACCAGATCATTGACATTATGAATATCCTCATTGATACCAAACTCTGCAGGCACTTGAAAATATAAGGCTCCCATCTCAGTCCAATCGTCGAACCAGAATTGAGCCGATCCCATTCTCAGTTTCCAGTAGATTTGATGCTCAATCAAGTCCCTACATTCTAGAATTTTTCTCCACACATGGGATCCATGCTTCCAAGGTACAATTACTGCATTTAGTTTCTTGCAGTACTTTTGACTAATAAATGCACTCCATAGAGTGGGCTTAGTCCTGAAATTCCACCACAATTTGCAGAACAGTGCCTTGGATACGTCATGTAGGGACCTGAAGCCTATGCCTCCCTCCTCAAAAGGCATACAAAGGTTAGTCCAAGACGCCCAATGTCTAGTGCTCCCTCTCACATTGCTGTTCCAGAAAAACTTGGCAAAAATACTATGTAATTTGTTGATCACATAACTTGGAGGATTGACTACTGACAACATATGAATTGGGATACTCTGCACGATATTTGCAATTAAAACAGCTCTGCCTCCTACAGATAGGAGTTTGCCTTTCCATGACTGAAGTTTGTCCATAACCTTGGTGTTTAATCCCTGGTAATAGTCTCCCCTTCTTCTTGCATAAAAAATAGGACAACCAAGATAGGTCATAGGGAAACATTGTCTTTATATACTTGTAATCCTTTCCACCTTGTGAATCACCTCATTATCCATTAAATGATGCAGGTATATGgctgatttggctttgttcacCAGTTGACCAGACGATGATTCATAAGCTTTCAAAACCTCCATGACAAGTCTCAACGAAGTTTCATCAGATGAGCAGAAAATGATTGTATCATCAGTGTATGATAGATGATTTATTTTTGGGCTCCATTTTGGCATTCCAAATCTACAAAAATACAGGTTAGTGTGTAGTGATTTCAATCCCCGAGAAAGTGCTTCTGCTGCTAGAATGAATAGAGTTGGTAACAAAGGGTCACCCTGTTTAACTCCCCTCAATGATTTGAAGAAACCATTAGGCTGACCATTTATAAGTATAGAGTACCAATTGTTCCCAATCAATCAAAGATCAAGCCAATAAAAGTTCTAGGAAATCCCATTTTCCTTAGTACTTTGGTCAGGAATAGCCATGATAGTCTATCGTAAGCTTTTGTCATATCAAGCTTAATTACAACCTGATATCCG
Proteins encoded:
- the LOC138869110 gene encoding uncharacterized protein, translating into MGLPAENSQLKISLQDDMGKRFTFQDILLPVEEESLLHLFFRSNAATSVWSYFLRRAGIALDGLSLHQAITKCWTTAVVPRLKQVLQALHAYIVWELWKRKKSLKYGEAVLVSRVIYQVSSTMQALVQLKKPGLHVPHKWLDLLTMMEQYTPRLKYDKVLWEFPSRGWIKGNTDGACRGNPGRSSIGFCIKDEVGDLIYAEGREISEGTNNVSKAVAIAEALKVCKSLNYFQIWLQTDSMLLKNIIEESWKPHWYITEHVEEILRLKEQSIIKVTHIFREGNTLVDHLANYALDEGNTECHGFWDLDSKGRRIINEDKMQCPYIRVKVARN